From Anoplopoma fimbria isolate UVic2021 breed Golden Eagle Sablefish chromosome 11, Afim_UVic_2022, whole genome shotgun sequence, one genomic window encodes:
- the nr5a5 gene encoding nuclear receptor subfamily 5, group A, member 5 isoform X1 — translation MDLPDYYPQQPLVHHPGNYPEDLLTLEGSSISQELKSEPDGRRESEDNCPICGDKVSGYHYGLLTCESCKGFFKRSVQNNKHYTCAEQQSCPMNLSQRKRCPFCRFQKCLAVGMKREAVRADRMRGGRNKFGPLYRRDRQMKQQKVYHQPNTAPHRIKMETTQTQRPTAPYDPHLMSSHTSAPLSSDALHQSHMNPSGMGQSVAPIALDCTMNTDRVLPPLSLPYSGLYHRTFPGYLQEKGEMPYNYSPAPTNYVHPISDNSFTPRSTPASPPCSPPSSATPLSQALTQTPDTPSSATLTPNFLNQLLEREQDESQLCAKVLASLQREQANRGKHDRLNTFSIMCKMADQTLFGLVEWARNSALFKELKVEDQMVLLQSCWSELLVLDHLCRQVTYSKEGCIYLVTGQQIEVSTVISQAGVILSSLVSRTQDLVTKLKAFQLDRHEFICLKHLVLFNPDVKPVQSRKQVEQTQERVNRALMEHTQQSHPRHSDKFGQLLLRLPEVRSISLQVEEYLYQRHLLGDLPCNSLLTEMLHTKHS, via the exons ATGGATCTACCTGATTATTACCCACAGCAGCCACTTGTCCACCACCCTGGCAATTATCCAGAGGATCTGTTAACTTTGGAAGGATCATCAATAT CTCAGGAATTAAAGTCAGAACCAGATGGCAGACGAGAGTCAGAAGACAACTGTCCCATCTGTGGAGACAAAGTGTCAGGATACCACTATGGACTGCTCACTTGTGAAAGCTGCAAG ggCTTCTTTAAACGCTCAGTGCAGAATAACAAGCATTACACCTGTGCAGAACAACAAAGCTGCCCCATGAACCTTTCGCAGAGGAAACGCTGTCCTTTCTGCCGCTTCCAAAAGTGTTTGGCAGTGGGCATGAAGAGAGAAG CAGTAAGAGCAGACCGCATGAGAGGTGGCAGGAATAAATTTGGCCCTTTGTACCGGCGGGACAGGCAGATGAAACAGCAAAAAGTGTATCACCAGCCAAACACTGCTCCCCACAGGATTAAGATGGAAACTACTCAAACACAACGGCCCACAGCTCCATATGACCCTCACCTAATGAGCAGTCACACAAGTGCTCCATTGTCATCTGATGCTTTACATCAGTCCCACATGAATCCCTCTGGCATGGGGCAGTCGGTTGCTCCCATTGCTCTGGACTGCACTATGAACACAGACAGGGTGCTCCCTCCTCTCTCGCTGCCCTACTCTGGACTGTACCACCGAACCTTCCCCGGATACCTCCAGGAGAAAGGAGAAATGCCTTATAACTACAGCCCGGCTCCAACAAACTATGTGCACCCAATTTCGGACAATTCATTCACACCAAGAAGCACACCAGCGTCACCCCCCTGCTCACCACCAAGCTCAGCCACCCCTCTCTCACAGGCTCTCACCCAAACCCCAGACACCCCCTCATCGGCCACTCTTACACCCAACTTCCTCAATCAACTCCTGGAGCGGGAGCAGGATGAGAGCCAGCTGTGTGCTAAGGTCCTCGCCAGTCTGCAGAGAGAACAGGCCAACCGGGGCAAGCACGACCGCCTAAATACATTCAGCATCATGTGCAAAATGGCCGACCAGACACTGTTTGGGCTTGTGGAGTGGGCTAGGAACAGTGCACTCTTCAAGGAGCTCAAG GTGGAGGACCAGATGGTGCTGCTGCAAAGCTGTTGGAGTGAGCTGCTGGTCCTGGATCACCTCTGTAGACAGGTGACCTACAGCAAAGAGGGCTGCATATATCTGGTCACAGGACAACAG ATTGAGGTGTCGACCGTCATCTCTCAGGCAGGAGTGATACTGAGTAGCCTGGTATCGAGGACCCAGGACTTAGTGACCAAACTGAAGGCATTCCAGTTGGACAGACATGAGTTTATCTGTCTCAAACACTTAGTGCTATTCAACCCTG ATGTGAAGCCAGTGCAGAGCCGCAAACAGGTGGAGCAGACACAAGAGAGGGTGAACAGGGCCCTGATGGAGCACACCCAACAGAGTCATCCAAGACACTCAGACAAGTTTGGCCAGCTGCTGTTACGTCTTCCTGAAGTACGCAGCATTAGCTTGCAGGTGGAGGAGTATTTGTACCAGCGCCATCTTCTGGGAGATTTGCCTTGCAATTCTCTACTCACTGAGATGCTGCACACCAAGCACAGCTGA
- the nr5a5 gene encoding nuclear receptor subfamily 5, group A, member 5 isoform X2, protein MDLPDYYPQQPLVHHPGNYPEDLLTLEGSSISQELKSEPDGRRESEDNCPICGDKVSGYHYGLLTCESCKGFFKRSVQNNKHYTCAEQQSCPMNLSQRKRCPFCRFQKCLAVGMKREVRADRMRGGRNKFGPLYRRDRQMKQQKVYHQPNTAPHRIKMETTQTQRPTAPYDPHLMSSHTSAPLSSDALHQSHMNPSGMGQSVAPIALDCTMNTDRVLPPLSLPYSGLYHRTFPGYLQEKGEMPYNYSPAPTNYVHPISDNSFTPRSTPASPPCSPPSSATPLSQALTQTPDTPSSATLTPNFLNQLLEREQDESQLCAKVLASLQREQANRGKHDRLNTFSIMCKMADQTLFGLVEWARNSALFKELKVEDQMVLLQSCWSELLVLDHLCRQVTYSKEGCIYLVTGQQIEVSTVISQAGVILSSLVSRTQDLVTKLKAFQLDRHEFICLKHLVLFNPDVKPVQSRKQVEQTQERVNRALMEHTQQSHPRHSDKFGQLLLRLPEVRSISLQVEEYLYQRHLLGDLPCNSLLTEMLHTKHS, encoded by the exons ATGGATCTACCTGATTATTACCCACAGCAGCCACTTGTCCACCACCCTGGCAATTATCCAGAGGATCTGTTAACTTTGGAAGGATCATCAATAT CTCAGGAATTAAAGTCAGAACCAGATGGCAGACGAGAGTCAGAAGACAACTGTCCCATCTGTGGAGACAAAGTGTCAGGATACCACTATGGACTGCTCACTTGTGAAAGCTGCAAG ggCTTCTTTAAACGCTCAGTGCAGAATAACAAGCATTACACCTGTGCAGAACAACAAAGCTGCCCCATGAACCTTTCGCAGAGGAAACGCTGTCCTTTCTGCCGCTTCCAAAAGTGTTTGGCAGTGGGCATGAAGAGAGAAG TAAGAGCAGACCGCATGAGAGGTGGCAGGAATAAATTTGGCCCTTTGTACCGGCGGGACAGGCAGATGAAACAGCAAAAAGTGTATCACCAGCCAAACACTGCTCCCCACAGGATTAAGATGGAAACTACTCAAACACAACGGCCCACAGCTCCATATGACCCTCACCTAATGAGCAGTCACACAAGTGCTCCATTGTCATCTGATGCTTTACATCAGTCCCACATGAATCCCTCTGGCATGGGGCAGTCGGTTGCTCCCATTGCTCTGGACTGCACTATGAACACAGACAGGGTGCTCCCTCCTCTCTCGCTGCCCTACTCTGGACTGTACCACCGAACCTTCCCCGGATACCTCCAGGAGAAAGGAGAAATGCCTTATAACTACAGCCCGGCTCCAACAAACTATGTGCACCCAATTTCGGACAATTCATTCACACCAAGAAGCACACCAGCGTCACCCCCCTGCTCACCACCAAGCTCAGCCACCCCTCTCTCACAGGCTCTCACCCAAACCCCAGACACCCCCTCATCGGCCACTCTTACACCCAACTTCCTCAATCAACTCCTGGAGCGGGAGCAGGATGAGAGCCAGCTGTGTGCTAAGGTCCTCGCCAGTCTGCAGAGAGAACAGGCCAACCGGGGCAAGCACGACCGCCTAAATACATTCAGCATCATGTGCAAAATGGCCGACCAGACACTGTTTGGGCTTGTGGAGTGGGCTAGGAACAGTGCACTCTTCAAGGAGCTCAAG GTGGAGGACCAGATGGTGCTGCTGCAAAGCTGTTGGAGTGAGCTGCTGGTCCTGGATCACCTCTGTAGACAGGTGACCTACAGCAAAGAGGGCTGCATATATCTGGTCACAGGACAACAG ATTGAGGTGTCGACCGTCATCTCTCAGGCAGGAGTGATACTGAGTAGCCTGGTATCGAGGACCCAGGACTTAGTGACCAAACTGAAGGCATTCCAGTTGGACAGACATGAGTTTATCTGTCTCAAACACTTAGTGCTATTCAACCCTG ATGTGAAGCCAGTGCAGAGCCGCAAACAGGTGGAGCAGACACAAGAGAGGGTGAACAGGGCCCTGATGGAGCACACCCAACAGAGTCATCCAAGACACTCAGACAAGTTTGGCCAGCTGCTGTTACGTCTTCCTGAAGTACGCAGCATTAGCTTGCAGGTGGAGGAGTATTTGTACCAGCGCCATCTTCTGGGAGATTTGCCTTGCAATTCTCTACTCACTGAGATGCTGCACACCAAGCACAGCTGA